Genomic DNA from Bacteroidales bacterium:
GTCTAACCAATTGGCGCATAGATCCAAAAAACAGAATAGTAAACATTTCGATATTAGCGCTTTCTGAAATTTGTTTTGCTTGTTTTAATTTTATGAGCATGCCTTTCACAATCTCCTCATTCATTTGTTGAATTTCCATCACTTTTTTAGCTAATCGAGATTCGTTTTGAAAAATCTCTTCAGAAAAAATAACAGAAACTAAGCTTGGGTTATTTGCAAGACGATGCAATACTTGTGTATAAAAGTTTTGCATTTTAATAAGAGGCTCGGATTTATCTTGCTCCAATATTTGTACTCTTTGCATAAGGTCTTCCTTAAACCCGTTCAAAACGGTACAAAGAATATCAAATTTGCTATCAAAATGTCTATATATTGCTGGTTCAGAAATTCCAATGGCTTTTGATATGTTCTTAATAGTTAAACCTTGTATCCCTTTTTCATCGATAATTTGTATCGACTTTTCGATTATTTCTTCTTGTCTTTTAGATAACATTATAAAAAAGTTAGTTAGTATTCGCTCACAAAGTAACTACATATTTTCGGACTGACCAAATATTTAAATAAAAATATAGTAACTTATTGTGACAAAGATAATTACATTTTTTATTAAAAAGCAACGATAGTTTCAAATGTAAATAAAAAAAAACGGTTTAGTTGAGAGTATACAGAAATTAAATAATTAACATTTACTTTTGGTGTCGTTTTTTCTTTTAGGAATTTGTATCTTTGATTAAGAGAATTTTTAAACGGATTAATTATGAAAAAATTTGCTGTGGTTTTATCTGGTAGCGGTGTATTTGATGGAGCAGAAATACATGAAGCTACTTTAAGTTTATTGGCTATTGCACAAGCAGGAGCCGAATATGAAATTTTTGCACCTGATACTCCTCAACATCATGTTATAAATCATATAAGTGGTGAAGAAATGGACGAAACGCGCAATGTTCTTATTGAATCGGCACGTATTGCAAGGGGAAAAATAAAGGCTTTAACAGAATTTGATGCGTCGAATTTTGATGTTTTATTGTTTCCCGGAGGATTTGGTGCTGCAAAAAACCTGTCTTCATTAGCTTTTGACGGACCAAAATGTAGTGTTAATATAGATGTCGAAAATTCTATTAAAGCCATGCTTAGTGCAAAAAAGCCTATAGGAGCTTTATGTATTGCTCCGGCAGTTGTTGCTAGAGTTATAGAAGGTGTAAAAGTAACTATAGGACAAGATAAAGATACCGCTAATGCCATTGAGGCTATGGGTGGAATACATATAAATACCAATCATGGCGATGTTATTGAAGATGCTGTTTACAAAGTATTTACAACTCCTTGTTATATGCTCGATGCCAGTATAATAGATATTTATAATGGTGCCAATAATGTAGTAAATGCAATTATGGAAAGTATAAAATAAAAAAAGCATTCGTCAGATCTCGGTGAGAGCTCAGTCGAATGCTGACAGATGCTTTTTTTATAATTTATTGATTATCAGCTTCCAATTCGGTATAAATCATTTCCAGTCGAATTCGCGATTCAGGATTGACATCAGGATCATATCCTGCTCCAATTAAACGAGATCCTTTATTAGTTGAACCTACAATCTGCAATAGAATATTATCTGTATCAAATTTGCCGGCAATATAGTCTTTCATAAATCTTGTAATTCTGAACTCATATTGTTTGGATGAGCTGTTGTAGTAACCGCCAAAATATTCATCTCCGCCGCCTGTATCTTCAAGATAATAATAGTTACTTGTACTGTCAACATCCGAATATCTTTTTTGTAATAAAGACAAATTAGCAGCTTCTGCAAACATATTATCCGGATCTATATTTGTGATTATCAGTTTAGCTTCGTTGATGGCATATTTAGCAAAGTCTTCACGCTTAAACAGGGAAGGGAAACGGATATAACTATCTACTCCACCTAAAGTTTGTAAATAGAATTTTTGCTTTCCTTTAGTGGTGTCTTTTTCTATCACTTGGCTATAAAAATCAGCATCTGCATCAATATAATCAAAATGATCAAAATTTTGAAAAGAAGCCGATCCTGCACTTGGTACAAGATTATAGCTTAAAGAATCATCAATAGAATTACTATAATATACTGTTAGTTTAGATAGGGATCCGTACATATCTAAAAAGGTAAGGTTGCCAACACCACCATTATCAACGGGTTCAAAATAAAGACCTTTAAAAAGATCAAGAAAATCCGCATTATTATAATAGATAGTATCTTCAAATGACATTAGGCGCTGACCTAGATCGTCGGATAAACGCAAAGTAAAATAAGGCGCAACCATAACGGTATCAATCAAAACACTATCCATAGGCTTAGGAATTAAGGAAATCTCGCCAAGTAATTCCGGCAGATATTCTGCTGTTTGGTTAGAATAGTAAGCCGTATCCACATCAAGTAATTCGTTTAACTCATATACTCTAAAAGATAGAGGGGCTAAAGAATCTCCATAAACAGAGGTCATCTGATAAGGGATTGATAAAACGAGAGAATCGAAGACTCTGTTATCACCAAAAGTAAAGCTTGCCAGCGAAAGGTTATATTGCATATAAAGGCTTGCTTTTGTTTTACCGAAAACCGGATCGTTAACAACTCCCAAGACATTGTTCACTAATTCGTCAGTACGCACGGAATCACGTAAAATAGAATATACCTGAACATTTGCTGTATCAGAAAAGTGAACGATAAGCGGGTTATTCCCAACAATATCTAATCCTATTTGAGAAGGTTCTTTTTTACAGGAAAAAAATAGCATCCCTATAACTAAGAGTGCAAGTACGCTTTTTATAAAGCTTGATGTATTCTTCATTCAACCAATTTTAGTTCGCAAAAGTAAAGCCTTTTACAAAAGCTACATAAGGAAATATCTTAATTTTTGTTATAAAACAGGCTATTCTTCCAATAAGCTGTTATAGAAATTATCAAAAGTATCCACATAATCCTCTGCTCCGGGATAAGGAAGAACAGGTTTTCCGCTTTCTTCAACCATTTTTTGAACTTCAGCATCTATGGTATCGCAATTTATTATAACTGCATCAGAGTATTTTAAAGCGCCTTTCATAAGGTCGGTATATGTTCCGCCTTTAAAAACGTCTAAATCGGAGTCCTCAATACCTTCCATTTTAATTTTTTTGGTAAGAGTATTACCTAATTTTTCCGGAAAGCTATCGTTATAAATACTTATTACCACCTTGGTATCCGCAAATAATGGATTGTCTTTTAATGCTTTTTTTACATATAAAGGAACCATACTGGCTATCCAACCATTTATATGAATAATATCCGGAGCCCAACCGAGTTTTTTAACGGTTTCTAAAACTCCACGCGAATAAAAAACAGCACGTTCATCATTATCTTTATAGAAAACATTTTTCTTATCTCTAAGAACTGTTTTTCTTTGGAAGAACTCTTCATTATCAATAAAATAAACCTGCATACGAGCTTGTTGTATAGAAGCAACTTTAATGATAAGTGGATGATCTTGATCGTCAATAATTAAATTCATCCCTGAAAGGCGTATTACTTCGTGAAGTTGATTACGCCGCTCGTTGATAATTCCGAAACGCGGCATAAATGTTCTGATTTCTTTTCCTTTTTCTTGAATTCCTTGAGGAAGATAACGACCTATTTTACTTTGGAAAGTTTCTGGTAAATAAGGTGTTATTTCCTGATTTACGAATAATATCCTTTTTTTCATTGCAATGGATTAAAATTTACAAAATGTGGTATTAAAAAGCGAGTTGAATTTGACGCAAGCTTAAAACATTTTTGCAAAGGTAAACATTTTTTAAAAATTTGACAGCTATTGCCTTATCGAAAAAGAATAACTTACTGATTAAAAGTTAAAACAATAAAATATATCTAATCAGAGTTGGTAGTTTATTTTTTGCCTGCTTTTGCCCAAGAGTCTCTCAAACCCACCGTTTTGTTAAAAACCATAAGGTCTTTGGTGCTGTCTTTATCTACATTAAAATATCCTAAACGCTCAAATTGATAATAGCTTAATGCTTCTGCATTCTTAACAGATGGTTCTACAAAAGCTTTTTCAATAATATTTAATGAGTCAGGGTTAAGAAATTCTTTAAAGCCTTTTTCCTTGTTTCCATCAGGATCGGGAACGGTGAATAAACGATCGTAGATACGTACTTGCGCTTCAATATTATTATTGGCATCAACCCAGTGTAAAGTTCCTTTAACTTTTCGACCGTCTGGCGATTTTCCTCCTTTTGAAAGAGGATCGTAAGTACAGATTAATTCTGTAATATTTCCGGAATTGTCTTTAATTACTTCTTCACAAGTAATAAAATAAGCGTAACGTAAACGTACTTCACGACCGGGAGCAAGACGGAAGAATTTTCTAGGAGCATCTTCCATAAAGTCGTTGCGTTCAATATAAATCTCGCGCGAAAATGGAATCATACGTTTCCCTGCACTTTCATCTTCAGGATTGTTTACTGCTTCTAAGTATTCGCTTTGATCTTTCGGATAGTTTTTTATAGTTACTTTTAAAGGATCAAGAACAGCCATTACTCTATTGGCGCGTTTGTTTAAATCTTCTCTAACACTATGTTCGAGCATGGCAACATCAATAACATTATTTCTCTTGGCAATGCCTATGCGATCAGAAAAATTACGTAGAGATTCGGGTGTAAATCCACGTCGGCGCATCCCTGAGATAGTAGGCATACGAGGATCATCCCAACCATTAACAAGTTTTTCCGTTACTAATTCAAGTAATTTACGTTTACTCATTACGGTATAACTCAAATTTAATCGAGCAAATTCTATTTGTTGTGGGTGAAAAACTTCAGCTTCATTCAAAAACCAATCGTAAAGCGGACGGTGATTTTCAAATTCTAAAGTACAAAGCGAATGGGTAATTTTTTCTATACTATCTTCTAAACCGTGTGCCCAGTCGTACATAGGATAAATACACCAAGTATCGCCGGTACGGTGATGATGAGCATGACGAATACGATACATTGCTGCATCGCGCATTTGCATATTAGGAGAGTCTAAACTTATTTTAGCTCGAAGGGTTTTGCTGCCGTCGGGAAATTCTCCGGCTTTCATGCGTGCAAATAAATCCAAATTTTCTTCCACACTACGATTCCTATACGGACTTGCTTGTGCAGGAACAGAAGGTGTTCCGCGTGTTTCAGAAACTTCTTCCGCACTTAAATCACAGACATACGCCTTGCCTTTTTTTATTAGCTCAACAGCAAAATTATACATCTGATCAAAATAATCGGAGGCGTAATAAAGACGGTCGCCCCAATCAAATCCTAACCATTTTATATCTTCAATAATCGAATCAACATATTCAACATCTTCTTTGGTGGGGTTGGTGTCGTCAAAACGCAGGTTGCAAAGTCCATTATACTTTTGGGCTATACCAAAATTTAAACAAATAGATTTGGCATGACCGATATGCAGATATCCGTTAGGTTCCGGTGGAAAACGGGTGTGAACACGACTATCGTTTTTACCGCTCTTTATATCATTTTCAACGATTTGTTCTATAAAATTTAAGGAAGGCTTATTTTCCTCTTGAATATTTTTGTCACTGTTTTCCATAAATGCTTTTGAATTTAAAACTGCAAAATTAATACAATAATTGATGTTAAAGCGAGAGCTTTAAATGATTTCGTAAAAAGAATTTTTTTGAGGTGGGGCGGTAGTGTAGATTAACTAAAAAGTTTAACAGCTTCCACCATTTGTTGGAGCAATTCAGGTTGCTGTTCGAGAATATTTCCTACAACAATAAGATCGGCTCCGGCAGCACATTTAGCTTTAGCTAATTCAGCTGTACGTATGCCTCCGCCTACTATTAAGGGAAGAGCAACGTCTTTTCTCACTTGACGAATCATAAGATCGGAGACAGTATTTTTTGCTCCACTACCGCCATCAAGATAAATTAATTTATGCCCTAACATTTCTGCTGCTTGTGCTGTTAATGAAGCAATTTCTGCTTTATCGGAAGGGATTGGCAGAGTTCCGCTAATATATTGTGCTGTAGTTATATTTCCTCCGTCAATAAGCATGTAAGCCGTTGAAAGGGTTTCTATTTTAGCTTGTTTTATGTACGGAACAGCTTCTACATGACGACCAATAAGCAAATCCGGATTACGACCGGAAACAAGAGAGAGTAGTAATAATGCATCGGCCTTAGCGTTGACTTGCATAACGCTACCCGGAAAAATAACTAAAGGAATAGATGTTTCTGTTTTAAAAATTTGGAGACAAGTATCGAGTAAATCTTGCGATAGCAAGCTGCCCCCAACAAATAAATAATCAATAGGAAGGTCTTTAAAGCTTTGTGCCATAGCGTAAAAATCGGCTTCCTGATGTTTATCAGGATCGACTAAAATGGCAATTTGTTTTTTACCTTGCTGTTTTTTTTCCAGAATAGTGGAATAAACTTTCATGTGTGTTAAAGTAGGAGTCAAAAGTAAGGAATTATTTGTGAATCTCAAATTAAGAAAATATTGCAAAATAAATTGTTTTTATTTAATTTAGGTGCGACTGTATCTCGAATTATGAATGATTATTAAAGAACACATAATATTCTTTTAACTTAGCATAGCTATGATTTATGTACTTTTGTGCATTATAAATTTAATGAAAAATGAAAAAAAATTCAAAATTCTCCACTAATCCCTTTGTTAAAAATATTTTAAGCGAATTTGCCAATAACCCATATAGTGCATTCAATTATAAGCAGATGGCAAAACGTTTAGGGATTAAAGATAAGGCGGGAAAAACACAAATAATGGAATTATTATCTGATTTATTCAGACAAAAAATTCTTATAGAATCTAAACAAGGTAAATACAAAATTAGTCCGAAGTATATTACTACCTACGGAAAGGGAAAATCGTATGCAATAGGAAAAGTAGATATGTTATCGACAGGAAAAGCATATATAATAAATAGCGAAGGCGGTGATGATATCTTTATTTCGGCAAATAATACTAAAGATGCTTTAAATGGTGATAAAGTAAAGATATTTATTTTTCCAAAACGTCACGGACGAAAATTAGAAGGACAAATTTTGGAAGTTTTAGAGCGAGCTAAAACAAAGTTTGTAGGAACTATTGAAATATCAAAAGGCTTTGGATTTGTTATTCCAGACGATTTAAAAGTAGCTGTTGACTTTTTTATTTCAAAAGATAAAATTAACGGAGCTAAAGATGGTCAAAAAGTTGTTGTTGAATTAGACTCCTGGCCGGAACATGCTAAAAATCCTTTTGGAAAAATAGTGCAGGTTTTGGGCGATCCGGGAAACCATGGAGTAGAAATACAATCTATTGTTTTGGATTATAATTTCGATCTTACTTTTCCAAAACATGTAGAAGATGCAGCAGCTAAAATTCCAAATAAAATTTCAGTAAAAGAAATTGCCAAAAGACGGGATTTTAGAGATGTATTTACTACTACTATTGATCCTTATGATGCTAAGGATTTTGATGACGCAATAAGCTTGCGAAAGATTAAAGATAATCTTTGGGAAGTTGGTGTACATATTGCTGATGTTTCGCATTATGTGACTGAAGGTTCTGTTATAGATGTTGAGGCATACGAAAGAGCAACATCTATTTATTTGGTTGATAGGGTAATTCCAATGTTGCCCGAGCATTTATCTAATTTTGTTTGTTCTCTTCGTCCGGGAGAGGATAAACTAACTTTTTCGGCTGTCTTTGAAATAGATGAAGAGGGTAAAATACATTCGGAGTGGTTTGGAAGAACTCTTATCAATTCTGACCAACGTTTTACTTACGAAGAGGTACAGAGTATAATAGAAGGGGAAGCAGGTCCATATAAAGATGAGGTATTAGTTTTACATCAAATATCATCAAAATTACGTGAAGAACGTTTTAGCAAAGGCTCCATAAATTTTGAATCTACCGAAGTTAAATTTAAGCTTGATAAAGACAGTAATCCAATTGGTATTTTTATTAAAGAACAGAAAGAAGCTCATCGTTTAGTTGAGGATTTTATGCTTTTAGCAAATAAAAAAGTCGCTGAATTTGTTGGAAAACCAAGAGATAAGAAAAAAGTAAAGCCTTTTGTTTATAGGGTTCACGACGAACCGAGCCCGGAAAAGCTAAATACATTTGCTCAGTTTGTAAATAAATTGGGCTATGATATGAATATTAGCTCTCGGAAAAATATTATAAAATCATATAATAACCTTTTTAAATCGGTAGCCGGAAAAGGAGAGAAAA
This window encodes:
- a CDS encoding TetR/AcrR family transcriptional regulator; the encoded protein is MLSKRQEEIIEKSIQIIDEKGIQGLTIKNISKAIGISEPAIYRHFDSKFDILCTVLNGFKEDLMQRVQILEQDKSEPLIKMQNFYTQVLHRLANNPSLVSVIFSEEIFQNESRLAKKVMEIQQMNEEIVKGMLIKLKQAKQISESANIEMFTILFFGSMRQLVRQWKFSGHNFNLVEKGNILFSTLIQALKH
- the elbB gene encoding isoprenoid biosynthesis glyoxalase ElbB, producing the protein MKKFAVVLSGSGVFDGAEIHEATLSLLAIAQAGAEYEIFAPDTPQHHVINHISGEEMDETRNVLIESARIARGKIKALTEFDASNFDVLLFPGGFGAAKNLSSLAFDGPKCSVNIDVENSIKAMLSAKKPIGALCIAPAVVARVIEGVKVTIGQDKDTANAIEAMGGIHINTNHGDVIEDAVYKVFTTPCYMLDASIIDIYNGANNVVNAIMESIK
- a CDS encoding DUF4270 domain-containing protein; the protein is MKNTSSFIKSVLALLVIGMLFFSCKKEPSQIGLDIVGNNPLIVHFSDTANVQVYSILRDSVRTDELVNNVLGVVNDPVFGKTKASLYMQYNLSLASFTFGDNRVFDSLVLSIPYQMTSVYGDSLAPLSFRVYELNELLDVDTAYYSNQTAEYLPELLGEISLIPKPMDSVLIDTVMVAPYFTLRLSDDLGQRLMSFEDTIYYNNADFLDLFKGLYFEPVDNGGVGNLTFLDMYGSLSKLTVYYSNSIDDSLSYNLVPSAGSASFQNFDHFDYIDADADFYSQVIEKDTTKGKQKFYLQTLGGVDSYIRFPSLFKREDFAKYAINEAKLIITNIDPDNMFAEAANLSLLQKRYSDVDSTSNYYYLEDTGGGDEYFGGYYNSSSKQYEFRITRFMKDYIAGKFDTDNILLQIVGSTNKGSRLIGAGYDPDVNPESRIRLEMIYTELEADNQ
- a CDS encoding glycogen/starch synthase, which encodes MKKRILFVNQEITPYLPETFQSKIGRYLPQGIQEKGKEIRTFMPRFGIINERRNQLHEVIRLSGMNLIIDDQDHPLIIKVASIQQARMQVYFIDNEEFFQRKTVLRDKKNVFYKDNDERAVFYSRGVLETVKKLGWAPDIIHINGWIASMVPLYVKKALKDNPLFADTKVVISIYNDSFPEKLGNTLTKKIKMEGIEDSDLDVFKGGTYTDLMKGALKYSDAVIINCDTIDAEVQKMVEESGKPVLPYPGAEDYVDTFDNFYNSLLEE
- a CDS encoding glutamine--tRNA ligase/YqeY domain fusion protein, which encodes MENSDKNIQEENKPSLNFIEQIVENDIKSGKNDSRVHTRFPPEPNGYLHIGHAKSICLNFGIAQKYNGLCNLRFDDTNPTKEDVEYVDSIIEDIKWLGFDWGDRLYYASDYFDQMYNFAVELIKKGKAYVCDLSAEEVSETRGTPSVPAQASPYRNRSVEENLDLFARMKAGEFPDGSKTLRAKISLDSPNMQMRDAAMYRIRHAHHHRTGDTWCIYPMYDWAHGLEDSIEKITHSLCTLEFENHRPLYDWFLNEAEVFHPQQIEFARLNLSYTVMSKRKLLELVTEKLVNGWDDPRMPTISGMRRRGFTPESLRNFSDRIGIAKRNNVIDVAMLEHSVREDLNKRANRVMAVLDPLKVTIKNYPKDQSEYLEAVNNPEDESAGKRMIPFSREIYIERNDFMEDAPRKFFRLAPGREVRLRYAYFITCEEVIKDNSGNITELICTYDPLSKGGKSPDGRKVKGTLHWVDANNNIEAQVRIYDRLFTVPDPDGNKEKGFKEFLNPDSLNIIEKAFVEPSVKNAEALSYYQFERLGYFNVDKDSTKDLMVFNKTVGLRDSWAKAGKK
- a CDS encoding geranylgeranylglyceryl/heptaprenylglyceryl phosphate synthase encodes the protein MKVYSTILEKKQQGKKQIAILVDPDKHQEADFYAMAQSFKDLPIDYLFVGGSLLSQDLLDTCLQIFKTETSIPLVIFPGSVMQVNAKADALLLLSLVSGRNPDLLIGRHVEAVPYIKQAKIETLSTAYMLIDGGNITTAQYISGTLPIPSDKAEIASLTAQAAEMLGHKLIYLDGGSGAKNTVSDLMIRQVRKDVALPLIVGGGIRTAELAKAKCAAGADLIVVGNILEQQPELLQQMVEAVKLFS
- the rnr gene encoding ribonuclease R; amino-acid sequence: MKKNSKFSTNPFVKNILSEFANNPYSAFNYKQMAKRLGIKDKAGKTQIMELLSDLFRQKILIESKQGKYKISPKYITTYGKGKSYAIGKVDMLSTGKAYIINSEGGDDIFISANNTKDALNGDKVKIFIFPKRHGRKLEGQILEVLERAKTKFVGTIEISKGFGFVIPDDLKVAVDFFISKDKINGAKDGQKVVVELDSWPEHAKNPFGKIVQVLGDPGNHGVEIQSIVLDYNFDLTFPKHVEDAAAKIPNKISVKEIAKRRDFRDVFTTTIDPYDAKDFDDAISLRKIKDNLWEVGVHIADVSHYVTEGSVIDVEAYERATSIYLVDRVIPMLPEHLSNFVCSLRPGEDKLTFSAVFEIDEEGKIHSEWFGRTLINSDQRFTYEEVQSIIEGEAGPYKDEVLVLHQISSKLREERFSKGSINFESTEVKFKLDKDSNPIGIFIKEQKEAHRLVEDFMLLANKKVAEFVGKPRDKKKVKPFVYRVHDEPSPEKLNTFAQFVNKLGYDMNISSRKNIIKSYNNLFKSVAGKGEKNMIETIAVRTMAKAIYSTENNGHYGLSFPFYTHFTSPIRRYPDLMVHRLLAHYLAGGSNIKVGNLEEKCKHSSEMERYAIEAERASVKYMQAVYMLDKIGQEFEGQISGVSKWGVYIELIGSKVEGMIRMKDMEDDFYFLDEENYQVMGQKYGKKYKLGDRVIIKVKSVDVQKKQIDYLLIEK